Proteins from a genomic interval of Rubinisphaera italica:
- a CDS encoding hydantoinase B/oxoprolinase family protein — protein sequence MSSKSGWKFSIDAGGTFTDLVAQRPDGSIVTHKILSSGAVKGQIQQLADSCLTDKSRIGDPDNVWRGYTFTIKHPTDQPYCSTVVSSSGMTGELQFSVEIPDSLLGSNYELTSDEQAPVIGIRYLLGLDRHAPIPPLDLRLGTTRGTNALLERRGARCGYITTAGFRDALIIGHQDRPRLFDLNIQKPLPLHESVIEIDERISAEGEIIQAIDLNTCSELLLELRDQKIDSIAICLLHAWRNPAHEQQLGSLARELGFTEISLSHEVSPAIGLIARGDTTLVNAYLNPVLRTYLDSIRASLPGSTIKLMSSSGGLVSADHFGGKDSILSGPAGGVVGLAEIARLRGIPKIIGFDMGGTSTDVCRYDGQFHREFETTKAGVRLATPMLAIETVAAGGGSICHFDGVRLQVGPQSAGANPGPCCYGNDGPLTITDMNVITGRVLPQHFPFSLDVAAVRTKLETLCQQIANSTLAQNFTPEKLAEGFLEIANIRMARAIRKVSAARGYDPADHVLVSFGGAGGQHACSIAKELGIQKIVIHPLAGLFSAYGIGCGDQRQIESQSILKLLQEITKSELTNQLLILERTAQKALRDQGVEPNQFDTAEFSLDMRYAGTETPLTISQPEDEDFSQAFRQEFHTRFGYSRPEQPIEVVTARAEVIAKTPRFNSTNTETNHPEMNKTQAIDSQTHNIFINGSWQSAQVYDLHQIPPGLEIIGPAILLEKHSTILIAPAFRAVIDEERLLTITPVEATHSTRNTISPTEKTSPILLELFHNHFASIAEQMGETLRQTAQSVNVKERLDYSCAVFDRTGALIANAPHVPVHLGAMGETVKHLLAEFSAMQPGDAYITNDPYQGGSHLPDVTVVTPMFSGIEKKLQFLVASRAHHAEIGGITPGSMPPFSKTLAEEGVVIRPFRLLSAEADFFEELRSLLSSGKYPSRKVEENLADVRAQLAANQVGVRLLEQLTHEHSTELVNHYVTQIRRTAAEKTRLSLDRLPQEQMTFTDHLDDGSPIKVSITRTSERVTVDFTGTGPVLKSNLNANRAIVTAAVLYVFRCLIDEDIPLNSGVLDMIDIILPECLLNPPGNPDPALCPAVVGGNVETSQRVVDVLLGALQLAAASQGTMNNLTFGDKTFGYYETICGGSGATSQANGCDAVHTHMTNTRLTDVEILEHRYPIRVIQHAIRKNSGGKGKQRGGNGLIRELEFLQPLSATLLAQRRKSYLPFGIQGGGTGQAGQTTWYQSHDDSSEELEGCFAIQVKPGDRLKIETPGGGGWGKSPGEPSQS from the coding sequence ATGTCCTCCAAATCAGGCTGGAAATTTTCCATTGATGCCGGCGGAACCTTCACAGACTTGGTTGCTCAACGCCCGGACGGTTCAATTGTTACCCATAAAATTCTCTCATCGGGGGCTGTCAAAGGGCAGATCCAGCAGCTAGCCGATTCCTGCCTGACTGATAAGTCGCGTATTGGTGATCCCGATAATGTCTGGCGAGGCTACACATTTACAATAAAGCATCCCACTGATCAGCCGTATTGCTCAACTGTGGTGAGTTCCTCTGGAATGACAGGGGAATTGCAATTCTCAGTAGAAATTCCCGATTCCCTGCTAGGTTCAAATTACGAGCTGACCAGCGACGAACAGGCCCCCGTCATCGGAATTCGCTACCTCTTAGGGCTGGATCGACACGCTCCCATCCCGCCACTGGACCTGCGTCTCGGCACAACGCGCGGCACCAATGCCCTGCTCGAACGTCGGGGGGCCCGCTGTGGTTACATCACAACTGCTGGTTTTCGAGATGCTCTCATCATTGGACATCAGGATCGTCCCCGGCTGTTCGATCTCAATATCCAGAAACCACTCCCCCTGCACGAGAGCGTCATTGAAATTGACGAACGAATCTCGGCTGAAGGTGAAATCATTCAAGCGATCGATCTGAATACTTGCAGTGAGTTACTCCTTGAATTACGAGATCAGAAAATCGATTCCATTGCCATCTGCCTGCTACATGCCTGGCGAAATCCTGCTCATGAACAGCAACTTGGCTCATTGGCAAGGGAACTCGGCTTTACGGAAATCAGCCTTTCGCATGAAGTCAGTCCAGCGATCGGATTAATCGCTCGTGGTGATACAACGCTCGTGAACGCTTACCTGAATCCTGTTCTGCGAACTTATCTCGATTCCATTCGCGCTTCCCTGCCCGGCTCCACAATCAAATTAATGTCTTCCAGCGGTGGTCTTGTCTCAGCCGATCACTTCGGTGGCAAGGACAGTATCCTCTCCGGCCCTGCTGGCGGAGTTGTCGGCCTGGCCGAAATTGCCAGGCTACGAGGAATTCCGAAAATCATTGGCTTCGACATGGGTGGAACCAGCACCGATGTCTGTCGTTACGATGGGCAATTTCATCGGGAATTTGAAACGACAAAAGCAGGAGTTCGACTGGCCACGCCCATGCTAGCCATTGAAACCGTGGCTGCAGGTGGTGGAAGTATTTGCCATTTCGATGGTGTGCGTCTGCAAGTCGGTCCTCAATCTGCAGGCGCGAATCCCGGTCCTTGCTGTTACGGAAATGATGGCCCGTTAACCATCACCGACATGAATGTGATTACTGGACGTGTCCTCCCGCAACACTTTCCATTTTCACTGGATGTCGCAGCCGTTCGAACTAAACTCGAAACTCTCTGCCAGCAAATTGCCAACTCGACTCTCGCACAAAATTTCACGCCGGAAAAACTGGCAGAAGGCTTCCTGGAAATTGCCAACATCCGCATGGCACGCGCCATTCGCAAAGTTTCCGCAGCTCGTGGTTACGACCCCGCCGACCATGTCCTGGTTAGCTTTGGAGGTGCAGGTGGACAGCATGCCTGTTCGATCGCAAAAGAATTAGGCATTCAGAAAATTGTGATCCATCCCCTGGCAGGTTTGTTCAGTGCGTATGGAATTGGCTGTGGTGATCAACGTCAAATCGAATCCCAATCGATTCTTAAACTTCTGCAAGAAATCACAAAATCAGAACTGACGAATCAACTCCTTATTCTGGAACGGACCGCTCAGAAAGCACTGAGAGATCAAGGAGTGGAACCGAATCAATTCGACACTGCAGAATTCTCACTCGATATGAGATATGCCGGCACCGAAACTCCACTCACAATTTCTCAACCTGAGGATGAAGATTTCTCGCAGGCTTTCCGTCAGGAATTCCACACCCGGTTCGGTTATTCTCGACCAGAACAACCCATTGAAGTCGTGACGGCTCGCGCCGAAGTCATAGCCAAAACACCACGATTCAATTCGACCAATACCGAGACAAATCATCCTGAGATGAACAAGACACAGGCCATTGACTCACAGACTCACAACATTTTCATCAATGGAAGCTGGCAATCTGCTCAAGTTTATGATCTTCATCAGATTCCACCGGGATTAGAAATCATTGGCCCGGCCATTCTGCTCGAAAAACATTCTACCATTCTCATTGCCCCGGCTTTTCGCGCGGTCATTGATGAAGAACGATTACTCACCATCACTCCTGTAGAAGCCACTCACTCAACCCGGAATACAATTTCTCCAACGGAAAAAACTTCGCCGATTCTACTGGAATTATTTCACAATCATTTTGCCTCCATCGCCGAGCAAATGGGCGAAACTCTTCGTCAGACCGCTCAATCGGTCAATGTGAAAGAACGTCTCGATTACAGCTGTGCCGTGTTCGATCGTACGGGAGCATTGATCGCCAACGCGCCTCATGTTCCCGTCCATTTGGGAGCGATGGGCGAAACGGTCAAACATCTGCTAGCTGAGTTTTCAGCGATGCAACCGGGAGATGCCTATATCACAAACGATCCCTATCAAGGCGGCTCGCACCTGCCCGATGTGACTGTTGTCACTCCCATGTTTTCCGGTATCGAAAAGAAGTTGCAGTTTCTGGTCGCCTCGCGTGCTCATCATGCCGAGATTGGCGGTATCACTCCTGGCAGCATGCCTCCCTTTTCAAAAACGTTGGCTGAGGAAGGGGTCGTCATTCGACCTTTTCGTCTACTCTCAGCCGAGGCTGATTTTTTTGAGGAACTCCGAAGTCTCCTCAGTTCCGGAAAATATCCGTCGCGGAAAGTCGAAGAAAATCTGGCCGATGTGCGGGCCCAACTCGCAGCCAATCAGGTTGGAGTCCGATTACTCGAACAATTAACCCATGAACATTCGACAGAACTGGTCAATCACTATGTGACACAAATTCGTCGAACAGCCGCAGAGAAAACGAGACTTTCACTTGACCGCTTGCCCCAAGAACAGATGACATTTACCGATCACCTCGATGACGGCAGCCCGATCAAAGTCTCGATCACACGAACAAGCGAACGCGTCACTGTCGATTTCACAGGCACAGGACCAGTCCTGAAATCAAACCTGAATGCAAATCGAGCGATTGTGACGGCTGCAGTGCTGTACGTTTTTCGCTGCCTCATTGATGAAGACATTCCTCTCAATAGCGGTGTGCTCGATATGATCGATATCATCCTGCCGGAATGTCTACTCAATCCTCCCGGAAATCCTGACCCTGCCCTCTGTCCGGCTGTCGTTGGCGGAAATGTAGAGACATCCCAGCGTGTTGTCGATGTGCTACTGGGTGCTTTACAGCTCGCAGCTGCCAGTCAGGGAACGATGAATAATTTAACCTTTGGAGACAAAACCTTCGGCTACTACGAAACCATCTGCGGCGGCAGCGGTGCCACATCTCAGGCAAATGGTTGCGATGCCGTACACACGCACATGACAAACACCCGCTTGACTGATGTCGAAATCCTCGAACATCGCTATCCTATTCGAGTCATCCAACACGCTATTCGCAAAAACTCAGGCGGCAAAGGAAAGCAACGTGGAGGCAACGGATTGATTCGCGAATTGGAATTTCTTCAACCGCTCTCAGCGACATTACTCGCACAGCGAAGAAAGTCTTATCTCCCCTTTGGAATTCAAGGCGGAGGAACAGGTCAAGCCGGTCAAACAACCTGGTATCAGTCACATGATGATTCTTCTGAAGAACTCGAAGGCTGCTTTGCAATCCAGGTAAAACCGGGCGACCGCTTAAAAATAGAAACACCCGGTGGCGGGGGCTGGGGTAAAAGCCCTGGCGAGCCGAGCCAGTCATAA
- the alaS gene encoding alanine--tRNA ligase, whose protein sequence is MKTDDLRDAYLDFFSEKGCVRRPSDVLVPNDPTVLFTPAGMNQFKNQFLGIGQLEFSKATTCQKCLRTGDISNVGVTAYHHTFFEMLGNFSFGDYFKKEAIHWAWEFLTTKKWLGLDPDRLTVTVYLDDDEAFNIWEKEIGLDPKQISREDEYENFWPAGAPTDGPDGVCGPCSEIYYHPPGGGKCVEIWNLVFTQFNRVGSPPDNLRPLPMKNIDTGMGLERTASTLQGVESNFEIDTLKPLCETVGEVLGSKYTYAGEHGRAMRRIADHVRAVTMCVHENVLPDNKEQGYVVRQLLRRAVLESYLIGKQEPVLHTLVPKVVEMLSKPYPELKETTQSVQEAIREEESAFLDTIERGLNRFNKCLDNAKSSGVIPGEEAFHLHTTDGFLYELTEALAAKHNLKVDRSGFETLMEEHGIISNAGKQKSVMAEGPLDAIRKTSGNTEFLGYDSTEATANVVGIIAEKQLVDELDEVGHKDLVAIVLDRTPFYAESGGQVGDVGSLTAEGIEFDVQDTQKDGELWLHIGHLKKGKIGIGQELAANVDTNRRDGISRAHSATHIMHHALRSTLGEGATQRGSKVQQDELRFDFAHKRPLAAEELTVIEDIVNTHISEGADVSTKMLPIAEAREAGAMALFGEKYPDFVRVVSMGDFSKELCGGIHLTNTGQVGMFKVIAEEPVAKGVRRLVAYTGEKAISEVRAKEAVLKEVMTELKVGSTEEVVRKIQQLQNDLKDAKRKLSDQMRQSIGDDVNDLLAKAEKIGDVSLIAHQLDNVDKDVLRDYADRLRKKTKAVVILATEIDGRVALLAGVTSELTKQGINASNCVKTAAKLVKGGGGGRPDLAEAGGKDPAGISKALEAGLQYYREQLQK, encoded by the coding sequence ATGAAGACTGACGACTTACGCGATGCCTATCTCGATTTCTTTTCCGAAAAAGGCTGTGTTCGCCGCCCGAGCGATGTTCTCGTGCCAAATGATCCGACCGTACTGTTCACTCCAGCCGGGATGAATCAGTTCAAGAATCAGTTTCTGGGTATCGGGCAGCTGGAATTCAGCAAAGCGACGACTTGCCAGAAGTGTCTGCGAACGGGGGATATCAGCAATGTTGGCGTGACGGCATATCATCACACGTTTTTCGAAATGCTCGGAAACTTTTCGTTCGGGGATTACTTCAAAAAGGAAGCGATTCACTGGGCCTGGGAATTTCTCACGACCAAAAAATGGCTGGGACTCGATCCCGATCGCCTGACCGTCACCGTTTATCTCGATGACGATGAAGCCTTCAATATCTGGGAAAAAGAGATTGGGCTCGATCCGAAACAAATTTCCCGCGAAGACGAATATGAAAACTTTTGGCCAGCCGGGGCTCCGACCGATGGACCGGATGGTGTCTGCGGACCCTGTAGCGAAATCTATTATCACCCGCCGGGCGGCGGAAAATGCGTGGAAATCTGGAATCTAGTTTTCACACAATTCAATCGAGTCGGCTCTCCGCCAGACAACCTGCGACCTTTGCCGATGAAAAATATCGATACCGGCATGGGACTCGAACGAACGGCTTCGACATTGCAGGGTGTCGAAAGCAATTTCGAAATCGACACGCTCAAACCACTCTGTGAAACTGTCGGTGAAGTGCTTGGCTCCAAGTACACCTACGCTGGCGAACATGGAAGGGCGATGCGACGAATTGCCGATCACGTTCGAGCCGTCACGATGTGCGTGCACGAGAATGTTCTGCCAGATAACAAAGAGCAGGGCTACGTCGTGCGTCAGTTGCTGAGACGAGCCGTGCTGGAGTCTTACCTGATCGGGAAGCAGGAACCGGTGCTGCATACACTCGTTCCGAAAGTCGTCGAGATGCTCAGTAAGCCTTATCCCGAATTGAAAGAGACGACTCAATCGGTTCAGGAAGCGATTCGCGAAGAAGAGTCTGCCTTCCTCGATACGATTGAACGTGGCTTGAATCGCTTCAATAAATGTCTCGATAATGCCAAATCCTCGGGTGTCATTCCGGGAGAAGAAGCGTTTCATCTGCATACCACTGATGGCTTCCTGTATGAATTGACCGAAGCCCTGGCTGCCAAGCATAACCTGAAGGTTGATCGTTCTGGTTTTGAAACGCTGATGGAAGAGCATGGCATCATTTCCAATGCTGGAAAGCAGAAATCCGTCATGGCAGAAGGTCCACTGGATGCCATTCGCAAAACTTCTGGCAATACCGAATTCCTGGGATACGACTCCACCGAAGCAACTGCGAACGTGGTCGGAATCATTGCTGAAAAGCAGTTGGTTGATGAACTGGATGAAGTTGGACACAAAGATCTCGTGGCCATCGTGCTGGATCGCACCCCTTTTTATGCCGAGTCCGGCGGGCAGGTGGGAGATGTCGGCTCACTGACCGCAGAGGGCATCGAATTTGACGTACAGGATACACAAAAAGATGGCGAGCTCTGGTTGCACATTGGCCATCTGAAAAAAGGCAAAATCGGGATCGGTCAGGAATTGGCGGCGAATGTCGATACTAATCGCCGAGACGGCATCAGCCGGGCTCACTCGGCCACGCACATTATGCACCATGCATTGCGATCGACGTTAGGCGAAGGAGCGACCCAGCGGGGATCGAAAGTTCAACAGGATGAACTCCGCTTCGACTTTGCTCATAAGCGACCACTCGCTGCTGAAGAACTGACAGTGATTGAAGACATCGTCAACACGCATATATCCGAAGGGGCAGACGTCTCCACAAAAATGCTGCCGATCGCCGAAGCCCGTGAAGCCGGAGCGATGGCATTGTTTGGAGAGAAGTATCCGGATTTCGTTCGCGTGGTTTCCATGGGTGATTTCAGCAAAGAACTTTGCGGCGGGATCCATCTCACCAACACTGGGCAGGTGGGAATGTTCAAAGTGATTGCCGAAGAACCGGTCGCTAAAGGGGTACGACGTCTTGTGGCCTATACGGGTGAAAAGGCAATTTCGGAAGTGCGTGCCAAGGAAGCCGTGTTGAAGGAAGTGATGACTGAATTGAAAGTCGGCTCGACGGAGGAAGTCGTCCGGAAAATTCAGCAGTTGCAGAACGATCTGAAAGATGCCAAACGAAAACTCTCGGATCAAATGCGGCAGTCCATTGGCGATGACGTAAACGATCTGCTCGCGAAGGCAGAAAAGATTGGCGATGTTTCCCTGATCGCTCATCAACTCGACAATGTCGATAAGGATGTGCTGCGGGATTATGCCGATCGTCTGCGAAAGAAAACAAAAGCCGTCGTCATTCTAGCTACCGAAATCGATGGACGAGTCGCCCTGCTGGCTGGCGTGACTTCTGAATTGACGAAGCAGGGGATCAATGCGTCAAACTGCGTGAAAACAGCCGCCAAACTGGTGAAGGGTGGTGGAGGGGGGCGCCCTGATCTGGCTGAAGCAGGTGGCAAAGACCCGGCTGGAATCTCCAAGGCCCTCGAAGCTGGCTTGCAGTATTATCGTGAGCAACTTCAGAAGTAA
- a CDS encoding outer membrane protein assembly factor BamB family protein codes for MLRFSVLAVCSLCLALTSLSSASAENWPRFRGNNGQGISPETGFPVTWTEDDYAWVIDLPGLSHSSPVVWDDSLYVTTGLNDGSVRRLLCLDAVTGKEKWQRDLTLNDVHLHNKNSFASGSPATNGSHVVAAFADEGQFIIACWTKDGQELWRNDLGEFISEHGPSCSPIIHKNLVIVPKDMKGPSSVTAYDLTSGKQVWQTEREFNRTSYATPIVRTRKDGIEEVICVSGIMGISAMNVNTGELLWRAERFPERTVGSPFLTDNLVISVSGGGGKGKNLYAVELDQTGQVTPKFTLTRTIPYVPTPVYKDGLIYMILDVGVASCLDATTGEEIWTERIGGNFSGSPIWLENKLYVIDEAGTVVVLAAGREFQELGRVPLNDLSYATPVVANGRMYLKTATKLYCLPKK; via the coding sequence ATGCTTCGTTTTTCAGTACTTGCAGTGTGCTCGTTATGTCTGGCACTGACTTCGTTATCTAGTGCATCTGCTGAAAACTGGCCTCGGTTTCGCGGGAATAATGGTCAGGGAATTTCTCCGGAAACCGGTTTTCCAGTCACCTGGACCGAAGACGATTACGCCTGGGTGATTGACTTGCCCGGTCTGTCTCACTCTTCACCTGTTGTCTGGGATGACTCTCTGTATGTGACAACGGGTCTCAACGATGGTTCCGTTCGTCGTCTGCTTTGCCTGGATGCAGTGACCGGAAAAGAAAAATGGCAACGGGATTTGACGCTTAATGATGTGCATCTCCACAACAAAAACAGCTTTGCCTCAGGCTCCCCAGCCACAAATGGTTCACATGTTGTGGCTGCCTTTGCCGATGAAGGCCAGTTTATTATCGCCTGCTGGACGAAGGATGGTCAGGAACTGTGGCGGAATGATCTGGGTGAATTCATCAGCGAACATGGCCCTTCCTGCTCGCCGATCATCCACAAAAATCTGGTCATTGTTCCCAAAGACATGAAAGGCCCGAGTAGCGTCACAGCTTACGATTTGACGTCTGGCAAGCAGGTCTGGCAGACAGAACGGGAATTCAACCGCACATCGTACGCAACACCCATTGTTCGGACACGCAAAGATGGCATCGAAGAGGTGATTTGCGTGAGTGGCATCATGGGAATTTCCGCTATGAATGTGAATACGGGAGAACTGCTCTGGAGAGCCGAACGTTTTCCCGAACGAACTGTCGGCTCACCATTCCTGACGGACAATCTAGTCATTTCCGTGAGCGGAGGTGGTGGAAAAGGGAAAAATCTGTATGCGGTTGAATTGGATCAGACTGGTCAGGTCACACCCAAATTCACATTAACCCGGACAATCCCTTATGTGCCGACTCCTGTCTATAAAGATGGACTAATCTATATGATTCTCGATGTCGGTGTCGCTTCTTGCCTGGATGCCACAACCGGGGAAGAAATCTGGACAGAGCGAATTGGCGGAAACTTCAGTGGTTCGCCGATCTGGCTGGAAAATAAGCTGTATGTCATCGACGAAGCAGGCACTGTTGTCGTTCTGGCCGCTGGCCGTGAGTTTCAGGAACTTGGCCGCGTTCCTTTAAATGACCTTTCTTATGCAACACCGGTTGTCGCCAACGGGCGGATGTATCTAAAAACCGCTACAAAATTGTATTGTCTTCCCAAAAAATAG
- the pheS gene encoding phenylalanine--tRNA ligase subunit alpha — MNLLQVLDDYQNEALQVISQCGELSDIEEARIRFLGKKKGRLKEIQTQLSTAKPEERPELGKRFNAAKNAVEASLNSRKDELAKPVKQAAGLDVTLPGIASPLGKRHPISKTISEFKEIAGRLGFDVADGPEVEDDYHNFVALNIPDDHPARDPLDNFYLSVAQEGAGGPWLLRSQTSTVQIRVMEQVPPPVRIVSTGRVYRPDTIDATHSCMFHQMEGLYIDKHVTMSNLKTTLKMIATQYLGDDIAIRFRPSFFPFTEPSVEVDIQWGESWMEVGGAGMVDPNVLKAVGYDPEEVSGFAFGLGIERLCMKRYGVKDIRLLYENDLRFLSQF, encoded by the coding sequence ATGAATTTGCTCCAAGTCCTGGATGATTATCAAAACGAAGCTTTGCAGGTCATCAGTCAGTGTGGCGAATTGTCGGACATCGAAGAGGCACGAATTCGCTTTCTCGGCAAGAAAAAAGGACGTCTGAAAGAGATTCAGACTCAACTATCGACAGCTAAGCCGGAAGAACGCCCTGAACTTGGGAAACGCTTCAATGCGGCCAAAAATGCGGTTGAAGCTTCTTTGAATTCCCGCAAAGACGAACTGGCTAAGCCCGTCAAGCAAGCCGCTGGATTGGACGTGACTCTCCCCGGCATTGCATCCCCACTCGGGAAACGGCATCCGATTTCGAAAACGATCAGCGAGTTCAAGGAAATCGCGGGTCGCCTCGGTTTCGATGTCGCTGATGGCCCAGAAGTTGAAGATGACTATCACAACTTTGTTGCTCTTAACATCCCGGATGACCATCCCGCACGCGATCCGCTCGATAATTTCTACCTTTCGGTCGCTCAGGAGGGGGCTGGTGGTCCCTGGCTGCTGCGAAGTCAGACTTCCACTGTCCAGATTCGAGTCATGGAACAGGTTCCTCCTCCCGTTCGCATCGTTTCTACGGGGCGGGTTTATCGGCCCGATACCATTGATGCGACTCACTCCTGCATGTTCCATCAGATGGAAGGCTTGTACATCGACAAGCATGTCACGATGAGCAACCTGAAAACAACACTCAAAATGATTGCGACTCAATACCTGGGGGATGACATCGCGATTCGTTTCCGTCCGTCGTTTTTCCCATTCACTGAACCTTCTGTCGAAGTCGACATTCAGTGGGGAGAGAGTTGGATGGAAGTTGGCGGGGCAGGGATGGTCGATCCAAATGTATTGAAAGCGGTCGGCTACGATCCCGAAGAAGTGAGCGGTTTTGCCTTCGGACTGGGCATCGAACGCCTCTGCATGAAGCGTTATGGCGTTAAAGATATTCGCCTGCTTTATGAGAACGACCTGCGATTTCTCTCACAATTCTGA
- the rplT gene encoding 50S ribosomal protein L20, whose protein sequence is MKVRSGKARLRSKRRLLREAKGNFGGRKNLNRTIRETILRSRAYAYRDRRVRKREMRRLWIIRLNAACREHGLRYSEFINGLTKSGLTLNRKSLSELAFHEPAVFAEVFNVVKASL, encoded by the coding sequence ATGAAAGTCAGAAGTGGCAAAGCTCGTTTGAGATCAAAAAGACGGTTGTTGCGTGAAGCCAAAGGCAATTTTGGTGGACGTAAGAACCTCAATCGTACCATCCGTGAAACTATCTTGCGGTCCCGTGCTTACGCCTACCGCGATCGCCGTGTGCGTAAACGCGAAATGCGTCGTTTATGGATTATTCGTCTGAATGCGGCTTGTCGTGAACACGGCCTGCGGTATTCCGAATTTATTAACGGATTGACTAAATCTGGCCTGACTTTGAATCGTAAATCACTGAGCGAATTGGCATTCCACGAGCCAGCGGTATTCGCGGAAGTATTCAATGTTGTCAAGGCCAGCCTGTAA
- the rpmI gene encoding 50S ribosomal protein L35 — MPKQKTHKGMQKRFKITATGKAKHRKANRGHIMSKKSADRKQALRGDGVITGTVAKKIADALRPGL, encoded by the coding sequence GTGCCAAAGCAAAAAACACACAAGGGAATGCAGAAGCGGTTCAAAATTACCGCAACTGGTAAAGCGAAGCATCGCAAAGCGAATCGCGGTCACATCATGAGCAAGAAGTCTGCCGATCGTAAACAAGCCTTGCGGGGCGATGGTGTGATCACAGGGACAGTTGCCAAGAAAATTGCGGACGCCTTGCGTCCAGGTCTCTGA
- the infC gene encoding translation initiation factor IF-3 produces MALKTRGKFLRYKEQKIETTHRVNDQIRITPIRVVNFDGEMLGVIETSEAQTVATENGLDLVEVAPNEKPPVCRIMDYGKFKYEQKKKLSKNTKQHQTQLKEIRLRPKIGEHDIDFKMKKARDFLLHHDKVKLTVMFKGRENAHHERGRDILESIAKSLDDIAKLEKMPGMDGGRSMTAILTPR; encoded by the coding sequence TTGGCACTCAAAACCCGCGGAAAATTCCTGCGATATAAGGAGCAGAAAATCGAGACGACGCATCGGGTGAATGATCAGATCAGGATCACACCAATTCGAGTTGTGAATTTTGATGGCGAAATGCTGGGTGTTATTGAAACGAGCGAGGCTCAGACTGTTGCAACTGAAAATGGTCTGGATCTTGTGGAAGTGGCTCCAAACGAAAAGCCACCCGTTTGCCGTATCATGGATTACGGCAAATTCAAGTATGAACAAAAGAAAAAGTTGAGCAAAAACACCAAGCAGCATCAGACTCAACTCAAGGAAATTCGATTGCGACCCAAAATCGGGGAGCACGATATCGATTTCAAGATGAAGAAGGCTCGAGATTTCCTGCTTCATCACGATAAAGTCAAATTGACCGTCATGTTCAAGGGGCGTGAAAATGCTCACCACGAACGGGGACGGGACATTTTGGAAAGTATTGCCAAGTCACTTGATGACATCGCCAAACTGGAAAAAATGCCAGGTATGGACGGTGGACGAAGTATGACCGCAATTCTGACTCCAAGATAA